The following proteins are encoded in a genomic region of Oncorhynchus kisutch isolate 150728-3 linkage group LG18, Okis_V2, whole genome shotgun sequence:
- the LOC109909596 gene encoding C-C motif chemokine 20 — protein sequence MINYRVCVLAALFSLLIITLIPTTQSADCCLKFTQHPVHCRWLKGYTFQDITSSCDLNAVIFQNRRNKFVCADPSQDWTKRVQRCLRKRQEKKSQLKKRV from the exons ATGATAAACTATAGAGTCTGTGTCCTGGctgctctgttctctctcctcatcatcaCCCTCATTCCCACCACACAATCAG cggACTGCTGTCTGAAGTTCACTCAGCATCCGGTGCACTGCCGATGGCTGAAAGGCTACACCTTCCAAGACATTACTTCCTCATGTGACCTCAACGCTGTCAT CTTCCAGAATCGAAGGAACAAGTTTGTGTGTGCCGACCCCTCTCAAGACTGGACCAAGAGGGTACAACGCTGTCTGCG CAAGCGTCAGGAGAAGAAATCCCAACTGAAGAAAAGGGTCTGA